Part of the Streptomyces sp. NBC_01460 genome, GACGGCCTCCTTCGCCGCCTGCGCGGCGATCTTCGCGACGACCCGGTCGGCGATCCGGGTCTGCCCGCGTCCGGCGGCGTCGACCCGGTCCGTCACCCCGGTCACCGTCGCCGGTCGCCGCGCTCGCGACTCCGGAAGAAGTCGCCGGGTTCCAGGTCGCCGTCGAGGAAGCGGCCGGCGACGAAGCCGACCGCGCCCAGCGCGGCCACCAGAAGGAAGGCCCCGAACCCACCGAAGTATCCGGCGAATCCGAGCGCCATGCCGGCCACCATGCCGACCACAGCCATGCTCATCGTGTGCTCCTCAACTGCCGGGCGGGAGGGTCCTACTGGACGCGTGACTCGGACTCGTCATCGTCGTCGTCCTCGTCGGGCAGCTTGACGTCGCTCACGGCGATGTTGACCTCCACGACCTCCAGGCCGGTCATCCGCTCGACCGCCGCGATGACGTTCTCGCGCACGTCGCGGGCCACCTCGGCGATCGCCACGCCGTAGTCGACGACGATCTCCAGATCGAGGGCCGCCTGGGACTCGCCGACCTCCGCCTTGACCCCGCGCGACACGGACTTGCTGCCGCCGGGGACGCGGTCGCGCACCGCGCCGAACGTCCGCGAGATGCCACTGCCCATCGCGTGGACACCGACGACGTCGCGTGCCGCCATTCCAGCGATCTTCTCGACCACGCCGTCGGCGATGGTGGTGCGTCCCCGGGTCGCCGGGGCTCCCCCGCCGCGCTTGCTGAACTGGCTCTGCCTGCCG contains:
- a CDS encoding Asp23/Gls24 family envelope stress response protein, coding for MTDSPQRNRPDSPGSAPGDDGRQSQFSKRGGGAPATRGRTTIADGVVEKIAGMAARDVVGVHAMGSGISRTFGAVRDRVPGGSKSVSRGVKAEVGESQAALDLEIVVDYGVAIAEVARDVRENVIAAVERMTGLEVVEVNIAVSDVKLPDEDDDDDESESRVQ